Proteins from one Hoplias malabaricus isolate fHopMal1 chromosome 2, fHopMal1.hap1, whole genome shotgun sequence genomic window:
- the LOC136686934 gene encoding hepatocyte growth factor activator isoform X1, with amino-acid sequence MMDLVCGRGGLVLVREMRVPERVYRWRSLVLCALMLQVCVRARKQPPGLEIVVSTQPEGAVPKVFTTDGRECKFPFRLGGTVYHHCISLSSSRKWCSLTHNFDRDQKWGYCSSFPRLFNGERASFSSSYRLWSPCLPNPCKNGGVCRPEPYRHSFACVCPDHFMGTRCELKKCYESLHLRYYDIGESWGRIHLRNVELCTCLSEGVSCERVRYRVCPHNPCENEGICRIIEATGEVCACSRGYSGPRCSIRPEETCYKNNGVTYRGTANTSHSGATCLPWNSDLLYNELTVDTVYSTSLSGVGDHSFCRNPDRDSQPWCYTLTDRTISWEYCNVPRCPRGPTSRIFPGVSLQSPCPSVSSPLGRTLRCGRKHAKRVSRGRILGGTTSMPGAHPWMAALYIGDNFCAGSLISSCWVVSAAHCFLSNPRYATVRVVLGQHYYNKTSPDTQTFGIVKYVLYHNYVLYNPTVHDIALVKLKKVDGRCARKTQFIRPICLPDRFTTFPDYTCCTITGWGHMEEKGDSYSDLREGMVKIIPYEKCAAPDVYGSELRPGMLCAGSDTCVDACQGDSGGPLACVKDEVSFLYGIISWGDGCGRTGKPGVYTKVSKYVDWINSIIGRHTQTQSKGLS; translated from the exons tgtgcgGTCGTGGTGGACTCGTGCTGGTGAGGGAGATGCGCGTCCCCGAGCGCGTGTACCGGTGGAGGAGTCTCGTGCTGTGCGCGCTGATGCTGCAGGTGTGCGTGCGAGCG cgTAAACAGCCCCCTGGGTTGGAGATAGTGGTGTCCACTCAGCCCGAGGGTGCAGTTCCAAAAG tgttcACCACAGATGGGAGGGAGTGCAAGTTTCCGTTCAGGCTGGGTGGAACTGTTTATCATCACTGCATTTCACTGAGCTCTAGCAGAAAGTG gtgctctctcacacacaacttTGACCGGGACCAGAAGTGGGGCTACTGCAGTTCGTTCCCACGACTGTTTAATGGTGAGAGGGCCT CTTTTTCCAGCTCTTACAGACTCTGGAGCCCATGTTTGCCGAACCCCTGTAAGAATGGCGGTGTGTGTCGGCCGGAGCCCTATCGTCACTcttttgcgtgtgtgtgtccagaCCACTTCATGGGCACTCGGTGTGAACTGA AGAAGTGCTATGAATCCCTGCACCTCAGATATTACGACATTGGAGAATCGTGGGGAAGAATCCACCTGCGCAACGTGGAGCTGTGCACATGCCTCAGTGAAGGAGTGTCCTGTGAGAGAGTACGGTACAGAG TCTGCCCACATAATCCCTGTGAGAATGAGGGCATCTGCCGAATCATTGAAGCCACAGGAGAGGTGTGTGCCTGCAGTCGAGGATACAGTGGACCACGCTGCAGCATCC ggcCTGAGGAAACATGCTATAAGAACAATGGTGTGACTTACCGTGGCACGGCTAACACCTCGCACTCTGGCGCCACCTGTCTGCCCTGGAACTCTGACCTGCTCTATAATGAGCTGACAGTGGACACGGTCTACAGCACTTCTCTGTCTGGAGTGGGTGATCACTCTTTCTGCAG GAACCCTGATCGTGACTCGCAGCCGTGGTGCTACACTTTGACTGACAGAACCATTTCCTGGGAGTATTGCAATGTGCCACGTTGTCCCAGGGGACCAA CGAGTCGTATATTTCCTGGTGTATCTCTTCAATCTCCGTGCCCCTCTGTCTCTTCACCCCTGGGTCGGACTCTGAGGTGTGGGAGAAAACATGCAAAGCGTGTCTCTCGCGGCCGGATCCTGGGAGGGACGACCTCTATGCCTGGTGCTCACCCCTGGATGGCCGCACTGTACATCGGAGATAATTTCTGTGCCGGGAGCCTAATCTCCTCCTGCTGGGTCGTCTCTGCTGCTCACTGCTTCTTAAGCAA cccacGGTACGCCACAGTGCGCGTAGTCCTCGGTCAGCATTATTACAACAAAACCAGTCCTGACACTCAGACGTTTGGTATCGTAAAGTACGTGCTCTACCACAACTATGTCCTCTACAACCCCACGGTGCACGACATCG CACTGGTTAAGCTGAAGAAGGTGGATGGCCGCTGCGCTCGCAAAACTCAGTTCATTCGGCCCATCTGTCTGCCAGACAGGTTCACAACGTTCCCTGACTACACGTGCTGCACCATCACAGGCTGGGGACACATGGAGGAGA aggGAGATTCCTATTCTGACCTGAGAGAAGGAATGGTGAAGATCATCCCGTATGAGAAGTGTGCTGCTCCAGATGTGTACGGGTCAGAACTGAGGCCGGGGATGCTGTGTGCAGGAAGCGACACCTGTGTGGACGCCTGTCAG GGCGACTCAGGGGGCCCTCTTGCATGTGTGAAAGACGAGGTGAGTTTCCTGTATGGTATCATCAGCTGGGGCGACGGATGTGGAAGAACAGGGAAGCCGGGCGTCTACACCAAAGTCTCCAAATACGTCGACTGGATCAACAGCATCATAGGACGccacacacagactcaaagCAAAGGACTGTCATAG
- the LOC136686934 gene encoding hepatocyte growth factor activator isoform X2, giving the protein MMDLVCGRGGLVLVREMRVPERVYRWRSLVLCALMLQVCVRARKQPPGLEIVVSTQPEGAVPKVFTTDGRECKFPFRLGGTVYHHCISLSSSRKWCSLTHNFDRDQKWGYCSSFPRLFNAFSSSYRLWSPCLPNPCKNGGVCRPEPYRHSFACVCPDHFMGTRCELKKCYESLHLRYYDIGESWGRIHLRNVELCTCLSEGVSCERVRYRVCPHNPCENEGICRIIEATGEVCACSRGYSGPRCSIRPEETCYKNNGVTYRGTANTSHSGATCLPWNSDLLYNELTVDTVYSTSLSGVGDHSFCRNPDRDSQPWCYTLTDRTISWEYCNVPRCPRGPTSRIFPGVSLQSPCPSVSSPLGRTLRCGRKHAKRVSRGRILGGTTSMPGAHPWMAALYIGDNFCAGSLISSCWVVSAAHCFLSNPRYATVRVVLGQHYYNKTSPDTQTFGIVKYVLYHNYVLYNPTVHDIALVKLKKVDGRCARKTQFIRPICLPDRFTTFPDYTCCTITGWGHMEEKGDSYSDLREGMVKIIPYEKCAAPDVYGSELRPGMLCAGSDTCVDACQGDSGGPLACVKDEVSFLYGIISWGDGCGRTGKPGVYTKVSKYVDWINSIIGRHTQTQSKGLS; this is encoded by the exons tgtgcgGTCGTGGTGGACTCGTGCTGGTGAGGGAGATGCGCGTCCCCGAGCGCGTGTACCGGTGGAGGAGTCTCGTGCTGTGCGCGCTGATGCTGCAGGTGTGCGTGCGAGCG cgTAAACAGCCCCCTGGGTTGGAGATAGTGGTGTCCACTCAGCCCGAGGGTGCAGTTCCAAAAG tgttcACCACAGATGGGAGGGAGTGCAAGTTTCCGTTCAGGCTGGGTGGAACTGTTTATCATCACTGCATTTCACTGAGCTCTAGCAGAAAGTG gtgctctctcacacacaacttTGACCGGGACCAGAAGTGGGGCTACTGCAGTTCGTTCCCACGACTGTTTAATG CTTTTTCCAGCTCTTACAGACTCTGGAGCCCATGTTTGCCGAACCCCTGTAAGAATGGCGGTGTGTGTCGGCCGGAGCCCTATCGTCACTcttttgcgtgtgtgtgtccagaCCACTTCATGGGCACTCGGTGTGAACTGA AGAAGTGCTATGAATCCCTGCACCTCAGATATTACGACATTGGAGAATCGTGGGGAAGAATCCACCTGCGCAACGTGGAGCTGTGCACATGCCTCAGTGAAGGAGTGTCCTGTGAGAGAGTACGGTACAGAG TCTGCCCACATAATCCCTGTGAGAATGAGGGCATCTGCCGAATCATTGAAGCCACAGGAGAGGTGTGTGCCTGCAGTCGAGGATACAGTGGACCACGCTGCAGCATCC ggcCTGAGGAAACATGCTATAAGAACAATGGTGTGACTTACCGTGGCACGGCTAACACCTCGCACTCTGGCGCCACCTGTCTGCCCTGGAACTCTGACCTGCTCTATAATGAGCTGACAGTGGACACGGTCTACAGCACTTCTCTGTCTGGAGTGGGTGATCACTCTTTCTGCAG GAACCCTGATCGTGACTCGCAGCCGTGGTGCTACACTTTGACTGACAGAACCATTTCCTGGGAGTATTGCAATGTGCCACGTTGTCCCAGGGGACCAA CGAGTCGTATATTTCCTGGTGTATCTCTTCAATCTCCGTGCCCCTCTGTCTCTTCACCCCTGGGTCGGACTCTGAGGTGTGGGAGAAAACATGCAAAGCGTGTCTCTCGCGGCCGGATCCTGGGAGGGACGACCTCTATGCCTGGTGCTCACCCCTGGATGGCCGCACTGTACATCGGAGATAATTTCTGTGCCGGGAGCCTAATCTCCTCCTGCTGGGTCGTCTCTGCTGCTCACTGCTTCTTAAGCAA cccacGGTACGCCACAGTGCGCGTAGTCCTCGGTCAGCATTATTACAACAAAACCAGTCCTGACACTCAGACGTTTGGTATCGTAAAGTACGTGCTCTACCACAACTATGTCCTCTACAACCCCACGGTGCACGACATCG CACTGGTTAAGCTGAAGAAGGTGGATGGCCGCTGCGCTCGCAAAACTCAGTTCATTCGGCCCATCTGTCTGCCAGACAGGTTCACAACGTTCCCTGACTACACGTGCTGCACCATCACAGGCTGGGGACACATGGAGGAGA aggGAGATTCCTATTCTGACCTGAGAGAAGGAATGGTGAAGATCATCCCGTATGAGAAGTGTGCTGCTCCAGATGTGTACGGGTCAGAACTGAGGCCGGGGATGCTGTGTGCAGGAAGCGACACCTGTGTGGACGCCTGTCAG GGCGACTCAGGGGGCCCTCTTGCATGTGTGAAAGACGAGGTGAGTTTCCTGTATGGTATCATCAGCTGGGGCGACGGATGTGGAAGAACAGGGAAGCCGGGCGTCTACACCAAAGTCTCCAAATACGTCGACTGGATCAACAGCATCATAGGACGccacacacagactcaaagCAAAGGACTGTCATAG
- the LOC136686934 gene encoding hepatocyte growth factor activator isoform X3 codes for MRVPERVYRWRSLVLCALMLQVCVRARKQPPGLEIVVSTQPEGAVPKVFTTDGRECKFPFRLGGTVYHHCISLSSSRKWCSLTHNFDRDQKWGYCSSFPRLFNGERASFSSSYRLWSPCLPNPCKNGGVCRPEPYRHSFACVCPDHFMGTRCELKKCYESLHLRYYDIGESWGRIHLRNVELCTCLSEGVSCERVRYRVCPHNPCENEGICRIIEATGEVCACSRGYSGPRCSIRPEETCYKNNGVTYRGTANTSHSGATCLPWNSDLLYNELTVDTVYSTSLSGVGDHSFCRNPDRDSQPWCYTLTDRTISWEYCNVPRCPRGPTSRIFPGVSLQSPCPSVSSPLGRTLRCGRKHAKRVSRGRILGGTTSMPGAHPWMAALYIGDNFCAGSLISSCWVVSAAHCFLSNPRYATVRVVLGQHYYNKTSPDTQTFGIVKYVLYHNYVLYNPTVHDIALVKLKKVDGRCARKTQFIRPICLPDRFTTFPDYTCCTITGWGHMEEKGDSYSDLREGMVKIIPYEKCAAPDVYGSELRPGMLCAGSDTCVDACQGDSGGPLACVKDEVSFLYGIISWGDGCGRTGKPGVYTKVSKYVDWINSIIGRHTQTQSKGLS; via the exons ATGCGCGTCCCCGAGCGCGTGTACCGGTGGAGGAGTCTCGTGCTGTGCGCGCTGATGCTGCAGGTGTGCGTGCGAGCG cgTAAACAGCCCCCTGGGTTGGAGATAGTGGTGTCCACTCAGCCCGAGGGTGCAGTTCCAAAAG tgttcACCACAGATGGGAGGGAGTGCAAGTTTCCGTTCAGGCTGGGTGGAACTGTTTATCATCACTGCATTTCACTGAGCTCTAGCAGAAAGTG gtgctctctcacacacaacttTGACCGGGACCAGAAGTGGGGCTACTGCAGTTCGTTCCCACGACTGTTTAATGGTGAGAGGGCCT CTTTTTCCAGCTCTTACAGACTCTGGAGCCCATGTTTGCCGAACCCCTGTAAGAATGGCGGTGTGTGTCGGCCGGAGCCCTATCGTCACTcttttgcgtgtgtgtgtccagaCCACTTCATGGGCACTCGGTGTGAACTGA AGAAGTGCTATGAATCCCTGCACCTCAGATATTACGACATTGGAGAATCGTGGGGAAGAATCCACCTGCGCAACGTGGAGCTGTGCACATGCCTCAGTGAAGGAGTGTCCTGTGAGAGAGTACGGTACAGAG TCTGCCCACATAATCCCTGTGAGAATGAGGGCATCTGCCGAATCATTGAAGCCACAGGAGAGGTGTGTGCCTGCAGTCGAGGATACAGTGGACCACGCTGCAGCATCC ggcCTGAGGAAACATGCTATAAGAACAATGGTGTGACTTACCGTGGCACGGCTAACACCTCGCACTCTGGCGCCACCTGTCTGCCCTGGAACTCTGACCTGCTCTATAATGAGCTGACAGTGGACACGGTCTACAGCACTTCTCTGTCTGGAGTGGGTGATCACTCTTTCTGCAG GAACCCTGATCGTGACTCGCAGCCGTGGTGCTACACTTTGACTGACAGAACCATTTCCTGGGAGTATTGCAATGTGCCACGTTGTCCCAGGGGACCAA CGAGTCGTATATTTCCTGGTGTATCTCTTCAATCTCCGTGCCCCTCTGTCTCTTCACCCCTGGGTCGGACTCTGAGGTGTGGGAGAAAACATGCAAAGCGTGTCTCTCGCGGCCGGATCCTGGGAGGGACGACCTCTATGCCTGGTGCTCACCCCTGGATGGCCGCACTGTACATCGGAGATAATTTCTGTGCCGGGAGCCTAATCTCCTCCTGCTGGGTCGTCTCTGCTGCTCACTGCTTCTTAAGCAA cccacGGTACGCCACAGTGCGCGTAGTCCTCGGTCAGCATTATTACAACAAAACCAGTCCTGACACTCAGACGTTTGGTATCGTAAAGTACGTGCTCTACCACAACTATGTCCTCTACAACCCCACGGTGCACGACATCG CACTGGTTAAGCTGAAGAAGGTGGATGGCCGCTGCGCTCGCAAAACTCAGTTCATTCGGCCCATCTGTCTGCCAGACAGGTTCACAACGTTCCCTGACTACACGTGCTGCACCATCACAGGCTGGGGACACATGGAGGAGA aggGAGATTCCTATTCTGACCTGAGAGAAGGAATGGTGAAGATCATCCCGTATGAGAAGTGTGCTGCTCCAGATGTGTACGGGTCAGAACTGAGGCCGGGGATGCTGTGTGCAGGAAGCGACACCTGTGTGGACGCCTGTCAG GGCGACTCAGGGGGCCCTCTTGCATGTGTGAAAGACGAGGTGAGTTTCCTGTATGGTATCATCAGCTGGGGCGACGGATGTGGAAGAACAGGGAAGCCGGGCGTCTACACCAAAGTCTCCAAATACGTCGACTGGATCAACAGCATCATAGGACGccacacacagactcaaagCAAAGGACTGTCATAG
- the LOC136673840 gene encoding protein Dok-7-like, whose product MTDSAVAEGHVKLRDGKKWKSRWVVLRKPSPVADCLVLLVSKERGAKERSSVVLEHICGLEAGQSGEGVAFTLTILCLSQTVQLGFDSKEALLAWDIRLRYYLGEVHSFNVAVLPGTKLESGPATLHLCNSLLVIARGIPPVIVGQWNLLDLRRYGPVTNGFVFEGGTRKPSTKYAQIDITATETAHRVGTQHALGREEGLQRLEQRRRGGASLERHPSTP is encoded by the exons ATGACGGATTCGGCGGTCGCTGAGGGACACGTTAAACTGCGAGACGGCAAAAAG TGGAAAAGTCGGTGGGTCGTTCTCCGCAAGCCTTCACCTGTGGCAG ACTGTCTGGTGTTGCTGGTGTCCAAAGAGCGTGGGGCGAAGGAGCGGAGTAGTGTGGTTTTGGAACACATCTGCGGTCTGGAAGCTGGACAGAGCGGAGAAGGTGTGGCCTTCACGCTGACCATCCTGTGTCTAAGTCAGACGGTCCAGCTGGGCTTTGACAGTAAAGAAGCCCTGCTGGCCTGGGACATCAGACTGCGCTATTATCTTGGAGAAG TTCACAGTTTTAATGTCGCAGTGCTTCCTGGGACGAAACTGGAGAGTGGTCCTGCTACTCTGCATCTGTGCAACAGCCTGCTCGTCATTGCCAGGGGCATTCCACCTGTAATCGTCGGTCAGTGGAACCTCCTTGACCTGCGGAGATACGGCCCGGTGACCAATGGCTTTGTGTTTGAGGGTGGGACAC GAAAACCCTCAACCAAGTACGCTCAGATCGACATCACCGCAACGGAGACCGCACACAGAGTGGGTACCCAACATGCACTGGGGCGTGAGGAGGGGCTTCAGAGACTGGAgcagaggagaagaggaggagcgTCGCTGGAACGTCATCCATCTACACCTTAA